Proteins encoded within one genomic window of Dermatophilus congolensis:
- a CDS encoding sensor histidine kinase: MVGGALCDGGVSVGAVRRFLVFVGRRPGAWSLRRQVVVLSGIFLTVLLGIGLVLFVIALRAVLVQSASDATLNQTYQLAQAVRSGDTTPVHAVQRAAPGSTMLQALSRDGRVLAASGNAFVTVALVDPIPGVGNAVTQQHEGFLDLAGDSDAYVASAQTVVTPGGEQVTLVVAQPLEVESHTIEIAVMLLAVASVVLVGVVLVLVDRVLRRALEPVRRITEHAAHITRARTSERVVVPPTGDDIAVLAMTVNEMLDRLARAEETTQRFVSDASHELRSPLAAVRTHVEIAERGAGLDLPLVRAEVMRVQALVEDLLTLAKSDDEGLRLVREPLDLDEIVSAEARHLRVVTDARVEVVLAAAEVWGDGARLGQVLRNLTENARRHTSGVIRLVMEVDGQVVRVHVDNSGAPVPEKDRLVIFDRFARLDAARERDLGGSGLGLAIARTVAELHGGSLVAGVAPEGWCRFSLTLPLV; this comes from the coding sequence GTGGTGGGCGGCGCGTTGTGTGATGGGGGCGTGTCGGTGGGTGCGGTGAGGCGGTTTTTGGTGTTTGTGGGGCGGCGTCCTGGGGCGTGGTCGTTGCGTCGTCAGGTGGTGGTGTTGTCGGGGATTTTTTTGACGGTGTTGTTGGGGATTGGGTTGGTGTTGTTTGTGATCGCGTTGCGGGCTGTGTTGGTGCAGTCTGCTTCGGATGCGACGTTGAATCAGACGTATCAGTTGGCGCAGGCGGTGCGTTCGGGGGATACGACGCCGGTTCATGCGGTACAGCGTGCTGCTCCTGGGAGCACGATGTTGCAGGCGTTGTCGCGTGACGGTCGGGTGTTGGCTGCGTCGGGGAATGCGTTTGTGACGGTGGCGTTGGTGGATCCGATTCCGGGTGTGGGGAATGCGGTGACGCAGCAGCATGAGGGGTTTTTGGATTTGGCGGGTGATTCGGATGCGTATGTGGCTAGTGCGCAGACAGTGGTGACGCCTGGTGGTGAGCAGGTGACGTTGGTGGTTGCTCAGCCGTTGGAGGTGGAGTCGCACACGATTGAGATCGCGGTGATGCTGTTGGCGGTTGCGTCAGTGGTGTTGGTGGGGGTGGTGCTGGTGTTGGTGGACCGGGTGTTGCGTAGGGCGTTGGAGCCGGTTCGGCGTATCACGGAGCATGCTGCTCACATCACACGGGCGCGCACGAGTGAGCGGGTGGTTGTGCCGCCTACGGGGGATGACATTGCGGTGTTGGCGATGACGGTGAATGAGATGCTGGATCGGTTGGCTCGGGCTGAGGAGACGACGCAGCGTTTTGTTTCGGATGCTTCGCATGAGTTGCGTAGTCCGTTGGCGGCGGTGCGCACGCATGTGGAGATTGCTGAGCGGGGTGCGGGGTTGGATTTGCCGTTGGTGCGGGCGGAGGTGATGCGAGTGCAGGCGTTGGTTGAGGATTTGTTAACGCTGGCTAAGAGTGATGATGAGGGGCTTCGTTTGGTGCGGGAGCCGTTGGATTTGGATGAGATTGTTTCGGCGGAGGCGCGGCATTTGCGGGTTGTGACTGATGCGCGGGTGGAGGTGGTTTTAGCTGCGGCTGAGGTCTGGGGTGATGGGGCGCGGTTGGGTCAGGTGTTGCGGAATTTGACGGAGAATGCGCGGCGGCACACTTCGGGGGTTATTCGGTTGGTGATGGAGGTGGATGGGCAGGTTGTGCGGGTGCATGTGGATAATTCGGGGGCGCCGGTTCCGGAGAAGGATCGGTTGGTTATTTTTGATCGGTTTGCGCGGTTGGATGCGGCGCGTGAGCGGGATTTGGGTGGGAGTGGTTTGGGGTTGGCTATTGCGCGGACGGTGGCGGAGTTGCATGGGGGGTCGTTGGTGGCTGGTGTTGCGCCGGAGGGGTGGTGTCGTTTTTCGTTGACGTTGCCGTTGGTCTGA
- a CDS encoding alpha/beta hydrolase, whose translation MRRYCPQPLLWPGTVYLTHGGYGLFGTLDLQGGYCRILAQGLGCTVVAVEYRLAPEGTLGESVEDFIAVARSATVSEPVVLAGDSAGGAIAVSAAAVLPESSGLLLTNPNLDLSLAAFDSAGRGVFWGVGVFLMLLWLSTLGVG comes from the coding sequence GTGCGTCGTTACTGTCCGCAACCGTTGTTGTGGCCAGGCACGGTGTATTTAACCCATGGCGGGTACGGACTTTTCGGGACTCTTGATTTGCAGGGTGGCTACTGCCGGATCCTTGCGCAGGGTCTTGGTTGCACTGTCGTGGCTGTTGAATACCGTCTTGCTCCGGAAGGCACGTTGGGTGAGTCGGTCGAGGATTTTATTGCGGTGGCGCGCAGTGCGACTGTTTCGGAGCCTGTGGTGTTGGCGGGTGATTCGGCGGGTGGAGCTATTGCTGTATCAGCAGCGGCTGTTCTTCCAGAATCTTCGGGGCTGCTGCTTACGAACCCTAATTTGGATTTGTCGCTTGCTGCTTTTGATTCGGCTGGGCGTGGGGTCTTCTGGGGCGTTGGGGTCTTCCTGATGCTTTTGTGGCTGTCGACGCTCGGAGTGGGTTAG
- a CDS encoding response regulator transcription factor, with protein MRILLVEDENGLAEGIRRGLNAEGMVVDLAADGITGQWLATENHYDVIILDIMLPGRNGYRVLQNLRAAGNWAPILMLTAKDGEYDQTDAFDLGADDYLIKPFSFIVLVARLRALARRGAPERPTNLIVGDLVMDPSAHRVTCCGEPITLTAKQFTVLEYLMRHPDEVVSKADILDNVWDADYEGNDNIVEVYIGNLRKKIDTPFGRRSLETFRGAGYRLNPITTT; from the coding sequence GTGCGCATACTCCTGGTCGAAGACGAAAACGGACTCGCCGAAGGCATCCGCCGCGGACTCAACGCCGAAGGCATGGTCGTCGACCTCGCCGCCGACGGCATCACCGGCCAATGGCTCGCCACCGAAAACCACTACGACGTCATCATCCTGGACATCATGCTTCCTGGACGTAACGGCTACCGCGTCCTGCAAAACCTCCGCGCCGCAGGAAACTGGGCACCCATCCTCATGCTCACCGCCAAAGACGGCGAATACGACCAAACCGACGCCTTCGACCTTGGCGCCGACGACTACCTCATCAAACCCTTCAGCTTCATCGTCCTCGTCGCCCGACTACGCGCCCTTGCCCGTCGCGGCGCCCCCGAACGCCCCACCAACCTCATCGTCGGCGACCTCGTCATGGACCCCTCCGCCCACCGTGTCACCTGCTGCGGCGAACCAATCACCCTCACCGCAAAACAATTCACCGTCCTCGAATACCTCATGCGCCACCCCGACGAAGTCGTCTCCAAAGCCGACATCCTCGACAACGTCTGGGACGCCGACTACGAAGGCAACGACAACATCGTCGAGGTCTACATCGGCAACCTCCGCAAAAAAATTGATACCCCCTTTGGACGCCGCAGCCTCGAAACATTCCGCGGCGCCGGCTACCGCCTCAACCCCATCACCACCACCTAA
- a CDS encoding putative bifunctional diguanylate cyclase/phosphodiesterase: MNPALGARTTPRGHTPPTRRTTDRVIPALATLLLLLASTLITFDPEGVGHTASIITNLIFFLGAAAGPILLRATPLRSWIQTSIACALLACTVLAESEETIFGQFTPADLFFLASYAVLGTWFARGAYKLGSHDGLARLDAAASVIGSTLTLWICVLAPLNETPLASGLVWAIYPPLDFVFLVLALHLATDANVLRTSLRWFMVCAAAWTFLDSATAYLAIVYDITTPGPLIDIGYLIAHYALFRSATHPSIGHTRTRTHSNWTRTHPLRDRGIALITLTISPTILSTLIPSFGTVDTLTRTILISILLTLIFIRLERSMRAITRAEEHSRHQATHDSLTGLANRAALLSELDNRLAHRADPTIPTNEIAVLFIDCDDFKQVNDTWGHAVGDQLLRHIATHIPPHLHPEDLLCRQGGDEFVIITTYTDHAHIDHLARTVSTACANPTTILPGHQHSISLSIGIAHTTPGQPATTDTLLGHADLAMYEAKQRGRGRHIHFDTALAHRATERATIAHHLGHAINHNTITLELHPIHAGPNHQHTHGWQALPHWHHSTLGVVPPERFLPIAEEFGLSETLSTNMLTQAATAIADLRATHPHTPDLYIRINIAADHLRNPDFPRHARHACATAKIPHHALHLEINETALTQPQPETLTTLDQLRNDGFPLGIDGFGTGHAPLITFIRRPFHFVKLAQELTNNLDHDPDAPRTIRAIVSLLRSLGITHIAAQSIERTQQATILLNEGIDSVYGPHYGQPTHTTVPTPPAQTT, translated from the coding sequence ATGAACCCGGCACTTGGGGCACGCACCACGCCCCGAGGCCACACACCCCCAACCAGACGAACGACCGACCGCGTTATCCCCGCCCTCGCGACCCTGCTGCTCCTGCTTGCCAGCACCCTCATTACCTTCGACCCCGAAGGAGTCGGCCACACCGCCTCCATCATCACCAATCTCATCTTCTTCCTCGGCGCCGCCGCCGGCCCCATCCTGCTACGCGCCACCCCACTGCGATCCTGGATACAAACCAGCATCGCCTGCGCCCTGCTCGCCTGCACCGTCCTCGCCGAATCCGAAGAAACAATCTTCGGACAATTCACCCCCGCCGATCTCTTCTTCCTCGCCAGCTACGCCGTACTCGGCACCTGGTTCGCCCGCGGCGCCTACAAACTCGGCAGCCACGACGGACTCGCCCGCCTCGACGCCGCAGCCTCCGTCATCGGCAGCACCCTCACCCTGTGGATCTGCGTCCTAGCACCCCTGAACGAAACCCCCCTCGCCTCCGGCCTCGTCTGGGCCATCTACCCACCCCTAGACTTCGTCTTCCTCGTACTAGCCCTTCACCTGGCCACCGACGCCAACGTCCTACGCACATCACTGCGCTGGTTCATGGTCTGCGCCGCGGCCTGGACCTTCCTCGACAGCGCCACCGCCTACCTAGCCATCGTCTACGACATCACCACCCCCGGTCCCCTCATCGACATCGGCTACCTCATCGCCCACTACGCCCTCTTCCGCTCAGCCACCCACCCCAGCATCGGCCACACCCGCACCCGCACCCACAGCAACTGGACCCGCACCCACCCCCTGCGTGACCGAGGCATCGCACTCATCACCCTCACCATCTCCCCAACGATCCTCTCCACCCTCATCCCCAGCTTCGGCACCGTCGACACCCTCACCCGCACCATCCTCATCAGCATCCTGCTCACCCTCATCTTCATCCGACTCGAACGATCAATGCGCGCCATCACCCGCGCCGAAGAACACAGCAGACACCAAGCCACCCACGATTCACTCACCGGACTAGCCAACCGAGCCGCCCTCCTAAGCGAACTCGACAACAGACTCGCCCACCGCGCCGACCCCACCATCCCCACCAACGAAATCGCCGTCCTGTTCATCGACTGCGACGACTTCAAACAAGTCAACGACACCTGGGGCCACGCCGTCGGTGACCAACTCCTACGCCACATCGCCACTCACATACCCCCACACCTACACCCAGAAGACCTCCTCTGCCGACAAGGCGGAGACGAATTCGTCATCATCACCACCTACACCGACCACGCCCACATCGACCACCTCGCTCGCACCGTCAGCACCGCCTGCGCAAACCCAACCACCATCCTGCCCGGCCACCAACACTCCATCTCCCTATCCATCGGTATCGCTCACACCACTCCCGGTCAACCCGCAACCACAGACACCCTCCTAGGTCACGCCGACCTAGCCATGTACGAGGCAAAACAACGAGGCCGAGGACGCCACATCCATTTCGACACCGCCCTAGCCCACCGCGCCACCGAACGCGCCACCATCGCCCACCACCTCGGCCACGCAATCAACCACAACACCATCACCCTCGAACTCCACCCCATCCACGCCGGCCCCAACCACCAACACACCCACGGCTGGCAAGCCCTCCCACACTGGCACCACAGCACCCTCGGCGTAGTCCCACCCGAACGCTTCCTCCCCATCGCCGAAGAATTCGGACTCAGCGAAACCCTCAGCACCAACATGCTCACCCAAGCAGCCACCGCCATCGCTGACCTACGCGCCACCCACCCCCACACACCTGACCTCTACATCCGCATCAACATCGCCGCCGACCACCTACGCAACCCTGACTTTCCCCGCCACGCCCGCCACGCCTGCGCCACCGCAAAAATCCCCCACCACGCCCTGCACCTAGAAATCAACGAAACCGCACTCACCCAGCCACAACCCGAAACACTCACCACCCTCGACCAGCTACGAAACGACGGATTCCCCCTCGGAATCGACGGATTCGGAACCGGACACGCCCCCCTAATCACCTTCATCCGCCGCCCCTTCCACTTCGTCAAACTCGCCCAAGAACTCACCAACAACCTCGACCACGACCCCGACGCCCCCCGCACAATCCGCGCCATCGTCAGCCTCCTACGCAGCCTGGGCATCACCCACATCGCCGCCCAAAGCATTGAACGAACCCAACAAGCCACCATCCTCCTCAACGAAGGCATCGACTCCGTCTACGGCCCCCACTACGGCCAACCCACCCACACCACCGTCCCCACACCACCGGCACAAACAACCTGA
- a CDS encoding EAL domain-containing protein translates to MTQPSREPVDTGALHNGQRDPLPLITYFQPFYNLNTGHLQGLEALARHRNSDGTTDWPADFFATAEKNGRMRDIDLTVLHDSLYHFARWQTSEKRTLILSVNLSEQFVTHRTAPSDIILALEKFGIPGDRLLVDITTTTFRHILEADPAVTTRLHRLQEEISFCLDGFTADDLDLLEAAADFPVDILKLHPQALLADPDPKESRVRRIADTVGEVGLPMVAAGIETQAQLALMRDLGFEWAQGFYLGKPVQADQALANSVPDLNLE, encoded by the coding sequence GTGACACAACCCTCAAGGGAACCCGTAGACACCGGCGCCCTCCACAACGGTCAGCGGGACCCCCTGCCCCTCATCACCTACTTCCAACCCTTCTACAACCTCAACACCGGCCACCTCCAAGGCCTCGAAGCCCTGGCCCGCCACCGCAACAGCGACGGCACCACCGACTGGCCCGCCGACTTCTTCGCCACCGCGGAGAAAAACGGACGCATGCGCGACATCGACCTCACCGTCCTGCACGACTCCCTCTACCACTTCGCGCGCTGGCAGACATCCGAAAAACGCACCCTCATCCTGTCGGTCAACCTCTCCGAACAATTCGTCACCCACCGCACCGCCCCCAGCGACATCATCCTCGCCCTCGAAAAATTCGGGATCCCCGGTGACCGACTACTCGTCGACATCACCACCACCACCTTCCGACACATCCTCGAAGCGGACCCCGCAGTCACCACCCGACTACACCGCCTCCAAGAAGAAATCTCCTTCTGCCTCGACGGATTCACCGCAGACGACCTCGACCTACTCGAAGCCGCCGCAGACTTCCCCGTCGACATCCTCAAACTTCACCCCCAGGCACTCCTGGCCGACCCCGACCCCAAAGAAAGCCGAGTCCGCCGCATCGCCGACACCGTCGGCGAAGTAGGACTACCCATGGTCGCCGCAGGCATCGAAACCCAAGCCCAACTCGCCCTCATGCGCGACCTCGGATTCGAATGGGCCCAAGGGTTCTACCTCGGCAAACCCGTCCAAGCAGACCAAGCCCTGGCCAACTCCGTCCCCGACCTCAACCTCGAATGA
- a CDS encoding nucleotidyltransferase domain-containing protein — MDPFELDDVAQADLYGPWVSRSPGDVAELFRGYLGSWWISGGWAVEAFTGVSRKHVDLDVYVLRSQLKSLRVQLSGRQHVWAVTPGGALYPIAPEKNPEGSAEEVLPEGTRDVWTRRNGRQPWEFDIALSESSQEEWVYQHDGSVRRPMSEALWEKDGVFYVQPEMAFLSKARTMTPRDVSDFEVVLPLLSDDRRAWLRGAIESTLGDHPWLAPLAESAGDEAVRE; from the coding sequence ATGGATCCTTTTGAGCTTGATGATGTAGCGCAGGCTGATCTGTATGGGCCATGGGTGAGTCGGTCCCCGGGTGATGTGGCGGAGTTGTTTCGGGGGTATTTGGGGTCGTGGTGGATTTCGGGTGGGTGGGCGGTGGAGGCCTTTACGGGCGTGTCACGTAAGCATGTAGATCTGGATGTGTACGTGTTGCGTAGCCAGTTGAAGAGTTTGCGGGTGCAGTTGAGCGGGCGTCAGCATGTGTGGGCGGTGACCCCTGGTGGTGCGTTGTATCCGATTGCTCCGGAGAAAAATCCGGAGGGTTCGGCTGAGGAGGTGTTGCCGGAGGGGACGCGGGATGTGTGGACTCGTCGTAATGGTCGTCAGCCGTGGGAGTTCGATATTGCGTTGTCGGAGTCTTCGCAGGAGGAGTGGGTGTATCAGCATGACGGGTCGGTGCGGCGTCCGATGTCCGAAGCGCTGTGGGAGAAGGATGGTGTTTTTTATGTGCAGCCGGAGATGGCGTTTTTGAGTAAGGCGCGCACGATGACGCCGCGGGATGTGTCTGATTTTGAGGTGGTGTTGCCGTTGTTGTCGGATGATCGGCGGGCGTGGCTGCGGGGGGCGATCGAGTCGACGTTGGGTGATCATCCGTGGTTGGCGCCGTTGGCTGAAAGCGCTGGGGATGAGGCTGTGCGGGAGTGA